From one Pedobacter faecalis genomic stretch:
- the tsaE gene encoding tRNA (adenosine(37)-N6)-threonylcarbamoyltransferase complex ATPase subunit type 1 TsaE, translating into MNKVDIEVRGLDELSSAAAQILDFAAGERIFILRAEMGGGKTTLIKELARELGVTEVVSSPTFSIVNEYDAQGEPVYHFDFYRIKDIREAYDIGYEEYFYSGHVCFVEWPEKIESLLPEHYVEISIIVLSDTERRLSLAKI; encoded by the coding sequence ATGAACAAGGTTGACATTGAGGTCAGGGGATTGGATGAATTATCCTCCGCTGCAGCGCAGATCCTGGACTTTGCCGCCGGCGAACGCATATTTATCCTGCGGGCAGAGATGGGTGGCGGAAAAACCACGCTGATCAAGGAACTGGCACGGGAGCTGGGGGTGACCGAGGTCGTTTCGAGCCCTACTTTTTCTATTGTAAACGAATACGATGCGCAGGGCGAGCCGGTCTACCATTTTGATTTTTACCGGATCAAGGACATCCGGGAGGCGTACGACATCGGCTATGAGGAGTATTTTTACTCGGGACATGTATGTTTTGTGGAGTGGCCGGAGAAAATTGAGTCGCTTTTGCCTGAACATTATGTGGAAATCAGCATTATTGTCCTTAGCGATACGGAACGTAGGCTTAGCTTAGCAAAAATTTAA
- a CDS encoding aspartyl protease family protein yields the protein MKRWLTPKLLLLAILLLQAWPVISQTFRLEGKRKQQRVAFDHVRNLVIVKMYVNDKGPYNFILDTGVGPMIVTDSAIASMVDQHKLRPITIAGMGGDVVLNALACDHMKVRLGRAVASSIPAAILEDDAFGLSAYVGMKISGLMGYDFFSSFVVDVNYSARKLRFGSGKDSPQRRGEKIDIELIGNKPHTVVELMVPGRGKIAARVVLDNGASHALSLESLDSLPFPVPGQSIAANLGVGLGGPISGRIARMPEMRMGGFVFTGVLTSFPEYDRGAGLRFLETRHGNLGADILSRFNMVIDYAGNAMYLRPNSTYRKAFEHDMSGMELFADASGSRFFIGRIEPGSPAEEAELKPGDELITVNFNRSKALSLSALNMLLRSGDGTILYFSVNRGGELLVKRIKLKKRI from the coding sequence ATGAAACGCTGGTTGACCCCCAAATTGCTGTTGCTGGCCATACTGCTGCTGCAGGCATGGCCTGTCATATCGCAGACCTTCCGGCTGGAGGGCAAGCGCAAGCAGCAGCGTGTGGCGTTCGACCATGTGCGCAACCTGGTGATCGTGAAGATGTATGTGAACGACAAAGGCCCGTATAATTTCATCCTGGACACCGGCGTGGGTCCCATGATCGTTACCGATTCGGCTATAGCGAGTATGGTCGACCAGCATAAACTGCGCCCCATTACCATTGCGGGTATGGGCGGAGATGTTGTGCTCAACGCACTGGCCTGCGACCACATGAAGGTCCGGCTAGGCAGGGCTGTGGCCTCCAGCATCCCTGCAGCAATACTGGAAGATGATGCTTTCGGGCTATCGGCCTACGTAGGCATGAAGATTTCCGGGCTCATGGGGTACGACTTCTTCAGCAGCTTTGTGGTTGATGTGAATTATTCTGCGCGTAAACTGCGCTTCGGCTCTGGCAAGGATTCCCCGCAGCGCAGGGGCGAAAAGATTGACATTGAACTGATTGGCAATAAACCGCATACTGTGGTTGAACTGATGGTGCCAGGCCGGGGCAAGATCGCCGCCAGGGTTGTGCTCGACAATGGGGCCAGTCACGCGCTATCGCTGGAAAGTCTGGACAGCCTGCCCTTCCCTGTACCGGGGCAGTCGATCGCCGCCAATTTGGGTGTGGGTTTGGGCGGACCAATAAGCGGGCGTATCGCGCGGATGCCAGAGATGAGGATGGGTGGATTTGTGTTTACCGGGGTGCTGACTTCCTTTCCTGAATATGACCGCGGGGCGGGACTTCGCTTCCTGGAAACGCGTCACGGCAACCTGGGAGCTGATATCCTGAGCAGGTTTAACATGGTGATAGACTATGCCGGCAATGCCATGTATTTACGGCCCAATAGTACCTACCGCAAGGCCTTTGAGCACGATATGTCGGGCATGGAACTGTTTGCCGACGCTTCAGGCTCCCGCTTCTTTATCGGCCGCATAGAACCCGGATCGCCTGCAGAGGAGGCAGAACTAAAGCCCGGCGATGAACTGATTACGGTAAACTTTAACCGCTCAAAAGCCCTGAGCCTGAGTGCGCTCAACATGCTGCTGCGGTCGGGCGACGGTACCATACTCTATTTTTCTGTAAACCGTGGCGGTGAACTGCTGGTGAAGCGGATAAAGTTGAAGAAAAGAATATAA
- a CDS encoding NADP-dependent oxidoreductase, with the protein MMKAIIFKEPGEAGQLEYTDLPVPTIVQGEVLIRVKSISINPVDVKTRAGKGVYGRIKAEQPLVIGWDVSGVVEESLSDLFKAGDEVFGMVNFPGHGKVYAEYVAAPAAQLALKPANVSHGEAAAATLVALTAWQALVTNAQVQQGQKVLIHAAAGGVGHIAVQIAKHLGAVVTGTSSAKNKDFVLSLGANEHIDYTNYDWSAHPREYDFVLDTIGGANIDHSLEVTKEGGTLISIPSGLNEQVTDKAKSKGVNGYFFLVQSNGEDMKHIADLLETGVIKAHVSQTFSFGQMAEAHRQVESGRTVGKAIVALP; encoded by the coding sequence ATGATGAAAGCCATTATATTTAAAGAACCTGGCGAGGCCGGGCAACTGGAATATACCGACCTGCCTGTACCCACAATTGTGCAGGGCGAGGTCCTGATCAGGGTAAAATCGATCAGCATTAACCCTGTCGACGTGAAAACGCGTGCTGGCAAAGGTGTTTATGGGCGCATCAAAGCTGAACAGCCCCTGGTTATAGGCTGGGACGTTTCGGGCGTGGTGGAAGAAAGTCTGAGCGACTTGTTTAAGGCTGGCGATGAGGTGTTCGGGATGGTCAACTTCCCCGGCCACGGCAAGGTTTATGCTGAGTATGTGGCTGCTCCTGCTGCTCAACTGGCGCTGAAGCCGGCAAATGTTTCGCACGGGGAGGCCGCAGCTGCTACGCTGGTGGCGCTTACAGCATGGCAGGCGCTGGTTACGAATGCCCAGGTTCAGCAAGGGCAAAAAGTGCTGATTCATGCGGCGGCGGGTGGCGTCGGACATATCGCCGTGCAGATTGCCAAACATCTGGGCGCGGTAGTCACTGGAACTTCCTCCGCAAAAAACAAAGACTTTGTGTTGTCGCTTGGGGCCAACGAGCATATTGATTATACCAATTACGACTGGAGTGCACATCCGCGTGAGTACGATTTTGTACTGGATACCATTGGCGGCGCAAACATCGATCACTCGCTCGAAGTAACCAAAGAAGGTGGCACCCTGATCAGCATTCCATCCGGACTTAATGAGCAGGTGACGGACAAGGCAAAGTCGAAAGGTGTGAACGGCTACTTCTTCCTCGTGCAATCGAACGGGGAAGACATGAAGCACATTGCTGATCTTCTTGAAACGGGTGTGATTAAGGCACACGTCTCTCAAACTTTCTCATTCGGCCAAATGGCCGAGGCTCACCGGCAGGTGGAAAGCGGAAGAACGGTCGGAAAAGCAATCGTAGCCCTTCCCTAA
- a CDS encoding DUF6266 family protein yields MARIKKGILGPFSGTIGTAVGYELKGQGVMRSRPRVNKKRKVSDPEQSNRDWFKVLQHWLQPITPFLRIGFKNYAETFEGFLGAKSYNSKVARGGEYPEIWVDPAKALVSYGHLSQADQAGADCVKPNTITVNWSGGEQVAMEKAMILLYNIENRHAYIDTAAAWRAKGTFDFELSPTDVGRVFHVYLAFVTIDQTHQSNSQYLGAVTLQ; encoded by the coding sequence ATGGCGAGAATAAAAAAAGGTATTTTAGGTCCGTTCAGTGGCACAATTGGCACTGCGGTGGGGTATGAATTGAAGGGACAAGGCGTTATGCGCTCCCGACCAAGGGTGAACAAAAAAAGGAAGGTGTCAGATCCCGAGCAATCCAACAGGGATTGGTTTAAGGTGCTCCAGCATTGGCTGCAGCCGATCACGCCATTTCTCAGGATCGGCTTTAAAAACTATGCCGAGACATTCGAGGGTTTTTTAGGCGCCAAATCGTACAACAGTAAGGTCGCCAGAGGCGGTGAATACCCTGAGATATGGGTTGATCCGGCCAAGGCGTTGGTGAGCTACGGACATTTGAGCCAGGCCGATCAGGCCGGGGCAGACTGTGTGAAACCTAATACGATTACGGTAAACTGGAGCGGAGGCGAACAGGTAGCCATGGAGAAAGCCATGATTTTGTTGTACAATATCGAGAACAGGCATGCTTACATAGACACAGCCGCAGCATGGAGAGCCAAAGGCACATTTGATTTTGAGTTGAGTCCAACCGATGTGGGCAGGGTGTTTCACGTTTATCTTGCTTTCGTTACGATCGATCAAACGCACCAAAGCAATAGTCAGTACCTTGGCGCGGTAACCCTGCAATAG
- a CDS encoding D-alanyl-D-alanine carboxypeptidase has translation MFKIKLKYRYRISAAAFALLAMPGCSVQYRGQKEISGRLERFEQLTGHHAGFALYDSGKQKMVAAHQADKYFTPASNMKLLTMYAALKLLPDSLPALRYQERGDSLVFWGTGDPSFLHARLEGTKAASFLVNSGRQLFFAPGRHTGAFYGRGWQWDDYNDDYQAEINEFPVMGNVLSISAHKGKLQTLPRLFQAYLAADSSDRDTSFHITRAFTQNSFTYPPLSIPPNYTQQLPYKLSHTLTLALLSDTLKKRVTTLNRTLPADAKTLYSTPTKLAIKEMMLPSDNFIAEQLLLVCADRLGDTLSGEKTIKTVLSRYLSDLPDKPVWVDGSGLTRYNLITPRSLIEVLKRIRSEFKEDKALYDLLPAGGNRGTLKAAYPATDKPFVFGKTGSFSNNYNQAGYIVTKKGNTYLFAFMNNNFVKPTAQIRAAIADVVTYVYEKM, from the coding sequence ATGTTTAAAATTAAGCTAAAGTACCGGTACCGCATTTCCGCAGCAGCCTTCGCCTTACTGGCGATGCCCGGCTGTTCTGTGCAGTACCGCGGACAAAAGGAGATAAGCGGCAGACTCGAGCGCTTTGAACAACTTACCGGTCACCACGCCGGCTTCGCCCTGTACGACAGCGGTAAGCAGAAGATGGTTGCGGCACATCAGGCTGATAAATACTTTACGCCGGCCTCTAACATGAAACTTCTGACCATGTATGCCGCACTCAAGCTGCTGCCCGATTCCCTGCCGGCACTCCGCTATCAGGAACGCGGCGATTCCCTGGTTTTCTGGGGCACGGGCGACCCTTCTTTTTTGCATGCCAGGCTGGAGGGCACTAAGGCTGCCAGTTTCCTGGTAAACAGTGGCCGGCAACTATTCTTTGCCCCAGGCCGGCATACCGGCGCTTTTTATGGCCGCGGCTGGCAATGGGACGATTATAATGACGATTACCAGGCAGAGATCAATGAATTTCCGGTGATGGGCAATGTGCTGAGCATAAGCGCACATAAGGGAAAGCTCCAAACTTTGCCGCGACTGTTCCAGGCCTATCTTGCCGCCGATTCTTCCGACCGCGATACATCCTTCCATATCACCAGGGCGTTTACACAGAACAGCTTTACTTACCCGCCCCTCAGCATTCCGCCGAACTATACACAGCAACTGCCGTATAAGCTTAGTCATACGCTTACACTTGCCCTCCTCAGCGATACACTGAAAAAGCGGGTAACGACCCTGAACCGTACACTTCCGGCAGATGCCAAAACCCTTTACAGTACACCCACCAAACTGGCCATTAAGGAAATGATGCTGCCGTCCGACAACTTCATTGCCGAGCAGTTGCTGCTGGTGTGTGCGGATCGATTGGGTGATACTTTATCCGGCGAAAAAACCATCAAAACCGTGCTTTCAAGGTATTTGTCGGACTTGCCCGACAAGCCGGTGTGGGTAGACGGATCGGGACTAACGCGGTACAACCTCATCACACCGCGCTCCCTTATCGAGGTACTCAAACGCATACGTTCGGAATTTAAAGAAGATAAGGCCCTTTACGACCTGCTTCCCGCCGGGGGCAACCGCGGTACATTGAAAGCGGCCTATCCGGCTACCGATAAGCCCTTTGTATTTGGCAAAACAGGAAGCTTCTCCAACAACTATAACCAGGCGGGCTATATCGTCACAAAAAAAGGCAACACCTATCTGTTTGCCTTTATGAACAACAATTTCGTGAAGCCCACCGCCCAGATCAGGGCCGCTATAGCCGATGTCGTGACCTACGTATACGAAAAGATGTAA
- a CDS encoding cold-shock protein has product MQEGTVKFFNVTKGFGFIIPSNGDSDIFVHSTGLIDEIRENDKVEYEVESGKKGLNAVNVKVI; this is encoded by the coding sequence ATGCAAGAAGGAACAGTAAAATTTTTTAATGTAACTAAAGGTTTCGGTTTTATTATCCCATCAAATGGCGATAGCGATATCTTTGTACATTCAACAGGCCTTATCGACGAAATTCGTGAAAACGACAAAGTTGAATACGAAGTAGAGAGCGGTAAAAAAGGCTTGAACGCGGTTAATGTTAAAGTAATCTAG
- a CDS encoding glycerophosphodiester phosphodiesterase, with the protein MKATIIAVTLAALSMQINPGTPAGRSSGKGSWNKNPVIAHRGAWKQKNLPQNSIASLQEAVRLGCHGAEFDVHMTSDSVLVVNHDDVFYGLSIPRSTYKDLLTKKHPNGENIPTLEEYLKAGKKQKKTKLILELKPSNISTERDLRMTDKAVAMVGKLKAAAWVDYISFSYDILKHIRQIQPKANVAYLKGDVSLEQLKADGFYGADYHMNVYRKGEWFAKAKELGLTINSWTVNEEADMNWLLDNKVEFITTDQPERLLNILASRDRK; encoded by the coding sequence ATGAAAGCAACCATTATAGCCGTTACCCTGGCAGCGCTCAGCATGCAGATCAATCCAGGTACGCCAGCAGGCCGGTCATCCGGCAAGGGATCCTGGAATAAGAACCCCGTCATCGCCCATCGCGGTGCCTGGAAACAGAAAAACCTCCCTCAAAATTCCATCGCCTCCCTGCAGGAAGCCGTCAGGCTCGGTTGCCACGGGGCCGAATTCGATGTGCATATGACGTCCGACAGCGTACTGGTGGTAAACCATGATGATGTTTTTTACGGACTGTCCATCCCTCGTTCCACGTATAAAGACCTGCTTACCAAAAAGCATCCGAATGGCGAGAACATCCCCACGCTGGAAGAGTACCTTAAAGCAGGGAAAAAACAGAAGAAAACCAAGCTTATCCTGGAGCTTAAACCATCCAATATCAGCACAGAGCGCGATCTGCGCATGACGGATAAAGCTGTGGCCATGGTAGGCAAATTAAAAGCCGCGGCCTGGGTCGACTATATCAGTTTCAGTTATGACATCCTTAAGCACATTCGCCAGATACAGCCAAAGGCCAATGTAGCTTACCTGAAAGGTGATGTTTCCCTGGAGCAGCTCAAGGCCGATGGTTTTTACGGTGCCGATTACCACATGAATGTGTACAGGAAAGGGGAGTGGTTTGCCAAAGCCAAAGAACTGGGGCTAACCATCAATTCATGGACCGTTAACGAAGAGGCCGACATGAACTGGCTGCTCGATAATAAGGTTGAGTTCATCACTACCGATCAGCCGGAGCGCTTGCTCAATATTCTTGCGTCAAGAGATAGGAAATAA
- a CDS encoding alanine dehydrogenase, with the protein MATGLREGMAAIAQKGLLQPKEAMSEIAPKSNSLFIGIPKEISFQENRVPLTPLSVALLVNNGHKVLIESGAGQGANFSDKDYSEQGAQISFDKKDVFAADVLVKIAPPTLEEIELMHKGQTLISAMQMGGINESYLKAMLAKKINALCFEHLRDEGNVLSVVRAMSEIVGATSILIAAEYLSSVTGGKGLMLGGFTGVPPTEIVILGAGTVGEYAARTALSLGAEVKVFDSSIYRLRRLQNNLGSRVFTSVMQPIVLEKAITTCDVVIGAIRATNGRSPCIVTEETVSRMKPNSVVIDVSIDQGGCFETSEVTNHKDPVFRKYDVIHYCVPNIASRVPRTASYALTNIFSPILVDIGDMGGLMNVVWTKPGIREALYIYQGHLTNKDLAGMFNIPYKDIELLVVSNQ; encoded by the coding sequence ATGGCAACAGGATTACGCGAAGGAATGGCCGCTATTGCACAAAAAGGTTTGTTGCAGCCTAAAGAGGCAATGTCAGAAATAGCTCCGAAAAGTAACAGTCTTTTTATCGGTATCCCTAAGGAGATCTCTTTTCAGGAGAACAGGGTTCCGCTCACGCCTTTGTCGGTAGCCCTGCTGGTCAACAACGGGCATAAGGTGCTCATTGAGTCGGGTGCGGGACAGGGCGCTAACTTTTCCGACAAGGATTACAGCGAGCAGGGCGCGCAGATTTCCTTCGATAAGAAGGATGTTTTTGCTGCCGATGTGCTGGTTAAGATCGCTCCGCCGACACTGGAGGAGATTGAACTGATGCACAAGGGGCAAACGCTGATCTCTGCCATGCAGATGGGCGGCATCAATGAAAGTTACCTGAAGGCCATGCTGGCTAAGAAGATCAATGCTTTATGCTTTGAGCATCTGCGCGATGAAGGTAATGTGTTGAGCGTAGTGAGGGCCATGAGCGAAATTGTCGGGGCCACCTCTATCCTGATCGCAGCCGAATACCTGAGTAGCGTAACCGGCGGCAAGGGTTTGATGCTGGGTGGTTTTACCGGCGTTCCGCCTACGGAAATCGTGATCCTGGGTGCAGGCACGGTAGGCGAATATGCCGCACGTACGGCGCTTTCGCTGGGTGCGGAGGTTAAGGTGTTCGACAGCTCCATATACCGGCTCAGAAGGTTGCAGAATAACCTGGGAAGCCGGGTGTTTACTTCCGTGATGCAGCCGATCGTGCTTGAAAAGGCGATTACGACTTGCGATGTGGTCATCGGCGCGATACGGGCTACCAATGGCCGCAGTCCTTGTATTGTAACGGAAGAAACCGTGAGCCGCATGAAGCCTAATTCGGTGGTGATCGACGTGAGTATAGACCAGGGCGGTTGTTTCGAGACCTCGGAGGTAACCAACCACAAAGATCCGGTGTTCCGGAAATATGATGTGATCCATTACTGCGTGCCGAACATTGCTTCGAGGGTGCCCAGAACTGCTTCTTATGCCTTAACAAACATCTTTAGCCCTATTTTGGTGGATATTGGTGATATGGGCGGCTTGATGAACGTGGTATGGACCAAGCCGGGCATCAGGGAGGCGCTGTATATTTATCAGGGGCATCTGACCAATAAGGATCTGGCAGGCATGTTCAATATTCCGTATAAGGACATTGAACTGCTCGTGGTATCCAATCAATAG
- a CDS encoding Imm52 family immunity protein, with product MNDVFYVGAYWSNRKQSIDEILRPSLNVLEGFAALDSQFQYYYEAGMSREEALAKKVTLTQGELRRLFLVGVKKNDLDFEGHRKIGYSLRFWNGQSDRESSSVSFNLGSNSPRISNNCLVKIPAEGAAKERLLGFSKSRQVIDLIIENFEPEILVLTSRKLQTDLDVINEIGWVTYKKQIISKKIMSTNIIHEPNYKNGHLFYLNTDTGLVYNYDMIGDLESLKGI from the coding sequence ATGAATGACGTGTTTTATGTTGGGGCATATTGGTCAAATCGGAAACAAAGTATTGACGAAATATTAAGGCCTTCGCTAAATGTCTTGGAGGGCTTCGCCGCTTTAGATTCCCAATTTCAATATTATTATGAAGCTGGCATGAGTAGAGAAGAAGCATTAGCTAAGAAAGTAACGTTAACTCAAGGTGAGTTGCGTCGCCTTTTTTTAGTTGGCGTCAAGAAAAACGACTTAGATTTTGAGGGCCACAGAAAAATTGGATATAGTTTGAGATTTTGGAACGGGCAAAGCGATCGTGAGTCGAGTTCTGTATCATTTAATCTGGGCAGCAATTCGCCAAGGATTAGTAACAATTGTTTAGTAAAAATTCCGGCCGAAGGAGCAGCGAAGGAGCGATTATTGGGCTTTTCTAAATCGCGTCAGGTAATTGATTTAATCATTGAAAATTTTGAACCGGAAATTTTAGTGCTGACTTCAAGAAAATTGCAAACAGACTTAGATGTGATAAATGAAATAGGCTGGGTGACGTACAAGAAGCAAATAATTTCAAAAAAAATAATGAGTACAAACATAATTCACGAACCTAATTATAAGAATGGACATCTTTTCTATTTAAACACCGATACTGGGCTGGTCTATAATTATGATATGATAGGTGACTTGGAATCATTAAAAGGTATTTAG
- a CDS encoding ORF6N domain-containing protein, with the protein MSTTIIVSEDIIINKIYLVRGHKVMLDRDLAEMYGVETRMLNQAIKRNEKRFPADFMFRMTSEELSDWKSQNVISNREKMGLRKPPNVFTEQGVAMLSSVLNSETAIEVNIQIIRTFTRIRRMLSEHTELRLEVEKIKRKLDNQDKNMELVFQYLDELLDKKDQPKPERKSIGYKISSGKIK; encoded by the coding sequence ATGAGCACTACGATTATTGTATCCGAAGACATCATTATTAATAAAATATACCTGGTTCGGGGTCATAAAGTGATGTTGGACAGAGACCTTGCAGAAATGTATGGTGTGGAAACTCGTATGTTGAATCAGGCTATAAAACGGAATGAAAAGCGGTTTCCTGCCGACTTTATGTTCCGGATGACCAGTGAGGAATTGTCGGATTGGAAATCACAGAATGTGATATCCAATAGAGAGAAAATGGGCTTAAGGAAGCCACCAAATGTTTTTACTGAACAGGGTGTCGCTATGCTGTCAAGCGTGCTTAACAGCGAAACAGCCATCGAGGTAAATATACAGATTATCAGAACCTTTACTCGCATCAGGCGGATGCTGAGCGAACACACTGAACTTCGTCTCGAAGTAGAGAAAATCAAGAGGAAACTGGATAATCAGGACAAGAATATGGAATTGGTATTCCAATATTTAGATGAACTGCTAGACAAAAAAGACCAGCCTAAACCGGAACGTAAAAGCATCGGCTATAAAATCAGTTCCGGTAAAATTAAATAA